In the Candidatus Poribacteria bacterium genome, one interval contains:
- a CDS encoding phytanoyl-CoA dioxygenase family protein, with the protein MAYENELFQERVVRVERPSGHWTLLRAPNGGFLGASDDGLSVFEYVDDKAIWESIDDGAAYRHVVTDLKLKAESVKSGTGCYLHYKGDQLARNGTVAVDEGAVFSPRHGPAHLPSEYLKTLQENGWVCLPSIIAPDVVEELERISCTGRWDHETYDRSTGALVKGIAVAQAATEPVSLWVMRQYMRTSEIRLGHPPGLAILAPDDGERDVQGWHSDFPYHWGIFATRGTGPEIPPHNFPELVMGVQRNLCVSEFRKENGATCFKLGSHILGEGPPDEWGPGHIYRQPGYRAAHGLPYNGPDADVVEAPGGSYILYDSRVWHRAGVNRTDRKRAAMLQAIIPMYIMPKTDTSRAYRNFIESPLVEELTPLELKELKALMITRIEGSGGKHVVTTDAALSEIVE; encoded by the coding sequence ATGGCATACGAGAATGAACTTTTCCAGGAACGCGTCGTTCGTGTGGAACGCCCGTCAGGGCATTGGACGTTGTTACGCGCCCCGAACGGTGGATTTCTCGGCGCGTCTGACGATGGACTCTCAGTTTTTGAGTATGTAGACGATAAAGCGATATGGGAATCGATTGATGATGGTGCTGCGTATCGTCATGTGGTCACCGATCTCAAACTTAAGGCGGAATCTGTGAAGTCCGGGACGGGCTGTTATCTTCATTACAAGGGTGACCAACTTGCCAGGAACGGCACTGTAGCGGTTGATGAGGGAGCGGTCTTTTCCCCTCGACATGGACCAGCACATCTGCCATCGGAGTATCTAAAAACACTCCAAGAGAACGGTTGGGTATGCCTCCCATCCATTATAGCACCCGATGTTGTTGAGGAATTGGAGCGGATTAGTTGCACGGGTCGGTGGGATCATGAAACATACGATCGAAGTACAGGCGCGTTGGTTAAAGGTATCGCCGTAGCACAAGCCGCGACGGAGCCGGTGTCCTTGTGGGTGATGCGCCAATACATGCGAACGAGTGAAATTCGACTCGGGCACCCGCCGGGTCTCGCGATCCTTGCCCCGGACGATGGCGAACGGGATGTCCAAGGTTGGCATTCCGATTTCCCGTATCATTGGGGTATTTTTGCCACGAGAGGCACCGGTCCAGAGATACCCCCCCACAATTTCCCTGAATTGGTTATGGGTGTTCAGCGCAATCTCTGCGTCTCCGAATTCCGAAAGGAGAATGGCGCAACCTGTTTCAAACTCGGATCGCACATACTCGGTGAAGGTCCGCCAGACGAGTGGGGACCGGGACACATCTACAGACAACCGGGCTATCGCGCAGCCCATGGATTGCCTTACAATGGACCCGATGCAGATGTTGTTGAGGCACCGGGTGGGAGTTATATTCTCTACGATTCGAGAGTCTGGCATCGCGCCGGGGTGAATCGAACAGATCGTAAACGCGCCGCAATGTTGCAAGCCATCATCCCGATGTATATCATGCCGAAAACGGATACCAGTCGTGCCTATCGGAACTTCATTGAGAGCCCTCTCGTTGAAGAATTGACACCGTTGGAACTGAAAGA
- a CDS encoding aldo/keto reductase: MEYTYLGRTGLQVSRLCLGTVNFGRHTSAEDSLPVLSRALQAGINFFDTANIYNEGLTETIVGNWLAEDKSRRDQIVLATKLYGSTGEGPNDGRLSAYHIRRACEDSLRRLQTDHIDLYQMHHIDRRTPWDEIWQGMEQLVREGKISYVGSSNFAAWHIAHAQGIAKQRNFLGLVSEQSVYNLRSRKIELEVLPCCRELGLAVIPYSPMGGGLLCGVLDNPTTGRRGRESHRETIATHRSQFEAYETLCASIGEPPANVALAWVLSNSDITAPIIGPRTIEQLEENLSVLALKLDDEVLAKLDEIWVGPGGEAPEAYAW; this comes from the coding sequence ATGGAATATACCTATCTCGGTCGAACTGGATTACAGGTGAGTCGTCTTTGTCTTGGCACCGTCAATTTTGGGAGACATACGTCCGCAGAAGATTCGTTGCCAGTCCTGAGTCGGGCACTGCAAGCCGGAATTAACTTTTTCGATACCGCTAACATCTATAATGAAGGTTTAACGGAGACGATTGTTGGAAACTGGTTGGCTGAAGATAAAAGTCGGCGCGATCAGATTGTTCTGGCGACCAAATTGTACGGTTCGACGGGTGAAGGACCTAACGACGGTCGTCTATCTGCTTACCATATCCGTCGGGCATGCGAAGACAGTCTCCGTCGTCTGCAAACCGATCATATCGACCTTTATCAGATGCACCATATTGATCGCCGAACACCGTGGGATGAGATTTGGCAGGGGATGGAGCAATTGGTCCGTGAAGGCAAAATTTCATACGTCGGGAGCAGCAACTTTGCGGCGTGGCACATTGCACATGCCCAAGGTATTGCGAAGCAACGCAATTTTCTCGGACTCGTCTCAGAACAGAGTGTGTATAATCTCCGCAGCCGGAAAATCGAACTTGAAGTCCTACCGTGTTGCCGCGAACTCGGCTTGGCGGTGATTCCGTATAGCCCGATGGGCGGTGGATTGCTCTGCGGTGTGCTGGATAACCCGACCACCGGTCGACGGGGCAGGGAATCGCACAGAGAAACGATTGCGACGCATCGATCACAGTTTGAAGCATACGAAACCCTTTGCGCCTCAATAGGAGAGCCTCCTGCTAACGTTGCCCTGGCATGGGTGCTCAGCAATTCAGACATCACAGCACCGATTATCGGACCGCGGACGATCGAACAACTTGAGGAGAACTTATCCGTCTTGGCACTGAAACTGGACGATGAAGTCCTCGCGAAACTCGATGAGATTTGGGTGGGTCCCGGTGGCGAGGCACCAGAGGCGTATGCGTGGTAG
- a CDS encoding M81 family metallopeptidase, translated as MRIAVGCIGHETNTFSPVLTTIDNFKKGSYHRGDEIINAFRGTRTITGGFLDVAEQLNLQPVPLLWAFATPSGMVEHAAYQTLKTEFLTLLQNAGELDGVLLDLHGAMVTEELEDAEGDLMQAVRETVGETWIVTTLDLHANITEKMAHYADVIIGFDTYPHVDCYERGFEAGQLLFGMNRGNVQPTMAYRQLPLLTAPPAQCTMKSPMTEVINALHALETERGVVTATLSMGFPFADITDAGVSVLVTTNGDMALAETHADRFAAHIWEMRDRFTFNLHSVEAAIGIAHQTDGNPIVLADGADNPGGGGPCDGTTILRKFIEADVQDAVIAVIADPESVDQAVKAGVGNRVQLNVGGKTDTQHGAPVALTGSVKALSDGRFILKGPMGRGTAGNMGRTAVVQIGGIEIILTERRIQPYDAQVLRSVGIEPKARKLIALKSAVHFRADYTPIAHQILDVDTPGVHSPNLFNYDYQKLRRPIYPLDPTLTYGKIDAT; from the coding sequence ATGCGAATCGCAGTCGGTTGTATCGGACACGAAACCAACACATTCTCACCCGTCCTGACAACTATTGATAACTTCAAAAAAGGGAGTTACCATCGCGGTGACGAAATCATCAACGCGTTCCGCGGCACCCGAACCATTACCGGGGGTTTCCTTGATGTCGCGGAGCAACTCAATTTACAACCCGTCCCGCTTCTGTGGGCGTTCGCGACACCCTCGGGCATGGTGGAACACGCCGCGTATCAGACGCTGAAAACGGAGTTCCTGACCCTGCTACAGAACGCTGGAGAACTTGACGGTGTGCTTCTTGACCTACACGGTGCGATGGTAACAGAGGAACTTGAAGATGCCGAAGGGGACCTGATGCAGGCAGTCCGTGAAACGGTAGGTGAAACATGGATCGTCACAACGCTCGACCTACACGCCAATATCACTGAGAAAATGGCGCACTACGCCGACGTTATCATCGGGTTCGATACCTATCCGCACGTAGATTGCTACGAACGCGGGTTTGAAGCCGGACAACTCCTCTTCGGTATGAACCGAGGTAACGTTCAACCGACGATGGCATACCGTCAACTCCCCTTACTGACCGCACCGCCTGCGCAGTGCACAATGAAATCTCCAATGACAGAAGTAATCAACGCACTGCACGCCCTTGAAACCGAGCGGGGTGTTGTGACAGCAACCCTTTCCATGGGCTTCCCATTTGCGGATATAACGGATGCTGGCGTTTCAGTTCTCGTTACGACCAACGGGGACATGGCACTCGCAGAGACACACGCTGACCGGTTCGCAGCACATATCTGGGAAATGCGTGATCGGTTCACTTTCAACCTACACAGCGTGGAAGCCGCAATTGGAATCGCACACCAAACAGACGGTAATCCGATTGTTCTCGCTGACGGCGCGGATAATCCTGGGGGCGGTGGTCCCTGTGACGGCACAACGATTCTACGAAAGTTTATAGAAGCAGACGTGCAAGACGCGGTGATTGCGGTCATTGCGGATCCCGAATCGGTTGACCAAGCGGTGAAGGCGGGGGTCGGAAATCGCGTTCAGTTGAACGTCGGTGGTAAAACGGACACACAACACGGCGCACCGGTCGCCCTAACAGGGTCAGTCAAAGCACTCTCTGACGGCAGATTCATTCTTAAAGGTCCAATGGGACGCGGCACCGCTGGAAACATGGGCAGAACCGCCGTCGTCCAAATCGGTGGGATTGAGATTATCCTCACGGAAAGACGGATCCAACCTTACGATGCACAGGTTCTTCGGAGCGTTGGGATTGAACCGAAGGCGCGTAAACTCATTGCCCTCAAATCCGCTGTTCATTTCCGCGCAGATTACACACCCATTGCGCACCAAATTTTGGACGTGGATACCCCGGGCGTTCACAGCCCGAACCTGTTTAATTATGACTATCAGAAATTGAGGCGACCCATTTACCCGCTCGATCCAACCCTTACCTATGGTAAAATCGACGCAACCTAA